The Hippocampus zosterae strain Florida chromosome 20, ASM2543408v3, whole genome shotgun sequence genome contains a region encoding:
- the LOC127593470 gene encoding armadillo repeat-containing protein 3-like isoform X1 gives MWTSNPLLSLPLSAYHCTQCDGMGRRDQKSETSSESLNTVSYVFVYLCYIGAVLKIQSHFTVISQIEARCVAFKTPATAVLLLKSPEEDILIKACEAIYEFAEEGDMNKVYLTEHGALEPLSQLITHNNCKIRRNAIIGLGVMATNSTARSALQNMDIIPTIIDKLSINDAAVQEFGTLCLSCLSADSCCQAQIIENKGLPLLVNLLSNADPDVQKNSLDIIYNLIQDTQLCRAVIELQGLRQLLALLKSTFSALQQLALKTLQVISTCEESQSAFRDERLFDDLIEILNDQDLVDLHGESLLVLSNCMSDFESFRVIQKGGGLSLLMELLINPKLPESPAVLPKNGSPEIQAIAVKCIAGAAQNPGLQPFLNEQRIEKVLVDFLTSGSDGVKMYACQAFALLTSFPPSKDLFRDLGAIPVVVRLLKSKCPEILEHAIQGLTNITSGDQHNTMEVFYAGGPEVLVQRLQDTCPKVVANSLTLLGRMAGHEAIRCNVISQGVVPALVETLKSEDTQVLISALLCTCELAFEEDTRTQLREAEGLGPLVGLLRSSHMEVLRCTCMAISVCTKDEPTAVEMCKLGALEILQEITQSITRRSKFTEFALISLLKYNVSVKYGLLGYLAATDVITFGFYDAGKVSFCQKVLTLEELCMEPVNQLRPVILVNAIEMSDEVQQKDEAQSESSQERNRKVMDDIALPLLVKEVKESIEPLNEEQEQYVALARFVSEIMGGAIEKEDLDAFPWLQHLDELRCKLQCNVIPIGMITKGFYCHRALLFKYLADAVGLRCTLVRGDYNRAWNEVLLYKGDSCSNENFSQPCCYIVDLMHEPGTFLEVDSIAASQYESL, from the exons ATGTGGACATCAAATCCTCTTCTGTCGTTGCCATTATCGGCCTACCACTGCACTCAAT GTGACGGAATGGGGAGGAGAGATCAGAAAAGCGAGACAAGTAGCGAGTCTTTGAACACGGTAAGTTACGTCTTCGTCTACTTGTGCTACATCGGAGCTGTGCTCAAGATACAGTCCCACTTTACCGTCATCTCACAGATTGAAGCACGATGCGTCGCGTTCAAAACACCAGCGACTGCCGTTCTTCTACTAAAATCTCCCGAAGAGGACATTTTAATAAAAGCTTGCGAAGCAATCTACGAATTTGCGGAGGAAG GAGATATGAACAAGGTTTATCTAACGGAGCATGGGGCACTGGAACCTCTCAGTCAGCTCATTACTCACAACAACTGCAAGATCAGACGCAATGCCATCATTGGACTGGGCGTCATGGCTACTAACA GTACAGCCAGGAGTGCCCTGCAAAACATGGATATTATTCCAACCATCATTGACAAACTATCAATCAATG ACGCTGCTGTCCAAGAATTTGGGACCCTTTGCCTCTCCTGTCTGTCCGCGGATTCCTGCTGCCAGGCCCAGATCATTGAGAACAAGGGTCTGCCACTATTAGTCAACCTCCTCTCTAATGCTGACCCAGATGTCCAGAAGAACTCTCTGGACATCATCTACAATTTGATTCAG GACACACAGCTTTGCCGGGCTGTCATCGAACTACAAGGGCTTCGTCAACTACTCGCACTGCTCAAGTCAACCTTCAGTGCCCTTCAGCAACTGGCTTTAAAAACATTGCAGGTCATTTCTACTTGTGAAGAGTCACAAAGCGCCTTCAGGGACGAACGGCTATTCGATGACCTCATTGAGATCCTCAATGATCAG GATTTGGTTGACCTACATGGGGAGAGCTTGCTGGTTCTTTCCAATTGCATGAGTGACTTCGAGAGTTTCCGGGTGATACAAAAGGGAGGAGGCCTGTCTTTGCTGATGGAGCTGCTTATTAACCCCAAATTGCCTGAAAGCCCGGCCGTTTTGCCTAAAAACGGCAGTCCAGAAATCCAGGCCATTGCTGTTAAGTGCATCGCGGGTGCCGCTCAGAACC CTGGCCTTCAACCATTTCTGAACGAGCAGAGGATTGAGAAGGTTCTGGTGGATTTTTTGACTAGCGGCAGCGACGGCGTGAAAATGTATGCTTGCCAAGCCTTTGCCTTGTTGACCTCCTTCCCGCCAAGCAAAGACCTCTTCAGGGATTTAG GTGCCATACCGGTTGTGGTTCGGTTACTGAAGAGTAAATGTCCAGAGATCCTCGAGCATGCTATCCAGGGCCTGACCAATATCACATCTGGAGATCAGCACAATACTAT GGAGGTATTTTATGCAGGAGGACCCGAGGTGCTTGTGCAGAGGCTACAAGACACGTGTCCGAAAGTGGTGGCCAATTCTCTAACATTACTCGGAAGGATGGCGGGACATGAAGCCATCCGGTGTAACGTGATCTCACAGGGAGTCGTGCCAGCACTGGTGGAAACCTTGAAATCGGAAGACACGCAGGTCCTGATCAGTGCCTTGCTCTGCACCTGCGAACTGGCATTTGAGGAAGACACCAGAACACAA CTGCGAGAGGCCGAAGGCCTTGGACCGCTGGTCGGTTTGCTGCGTTCCAGTCACATGGAGGTGTTGCGCTGCACGTGTATGGCAATCAGTGTTTGTACAAAGGATGAGCCCACTGCTGTGGAGATGTGTAAACTTGG AGCCTTGGAAATCCTTCAAGAAATCACCCAGTCAATAACTCGTAGGAGCAAATTCACCGAGTTTGCCTTGATCAGTCTGCTGAAATACAACGTGTCTGTTAAATATGGTCTGCTCGGCTATTTGGCCGCGACTGATGTCATCACATTTGGCTTCTATGATGCTGGGAAG GTTAGCTTTTGTCAGAAAGTTTTGACCTTGGAGGAACTCTGCATGGAACCAGTAAACCAACTACggcctgtcattcttgtcaaCGCAATCGA GATGAGTGATGAGGTGCAACAGAAAGACGAGGCCCAGTCAGAGTCTAGTCAAGAGAGAAATCGTAAAGTGATGGATGACATCGCATTACCGCTTCTCGTTAAAGAGGTGAAAGAGTCCATTGAGCCTTTGAATGAAGAACAGGAGCAATATGTCGCGTTGGCCAG GTTTGTCAGCGAAATCATGGGTGGAGCCATTGAAAAGGAAGACCTGGACGCATTTCCGTGGTTGCAGCACCTGGATGAACTCAGGTGTAAGCTGCAGTGCAACGTCATCCCCATTGGCATGATCACAAAAGGATTTTATTGCCACAGGGCACTTCTTTTCAAG TACTTAGCTGATGCCGTTGGCCTGAGGTGTACTCTGGTTCGAGGTGACTACAACCGAGCTTGGAACGAAGTACTGCTCTACAAGGGAGATTCCTGTAGCAATGAAAACTTCTCACAGCCGTGTTGCTACATTGTGGACCTGATGCATGAGCCTGGAACCTTCCTGGAAGTTGACAGCATTGCTGCTAGTCAGTATGAAAGCTTATAA
- the LOC127593470 gene encoding armadillo repeat-containing protein 3-like isoform X8, producing MGRRDQKSETSSESLNTLCYHLKVQPGVPCKTWILFQPSLTNYQSMAQIIENKGLPLLVNLLSNADPDVQKNSLDIIYNLIQDTQLCRAVIELQGLRQLLALLKSTFSALQQLALKTLQVISTCEESQSAFRDERLFDDLIEILNDQDLVDLHGESLLVLSNCMSDFESFRVIQKGGGLSLLMELLINPKLPESPAVLPKNGSPEIQAIAVKCIAGAAQNPGLQPFLNEQRIEKVLVDFLTSGSDGVKMYACQAFALLTSFPPSKDLFRDLGAIPVVVRLLKSKCPEILEHAIQGLTNITSGDQHNTMEVFYAGGPEVLVQRLQDTCPKVVANSLTLLGRMAGHEAIRCNVISQGVVPALVETLKSEDTQVLISALLCTCELAFEEDTRTQLREAEGLGPLVGLLRSSHMEVLRCTCMAISVCTKDEPTAVEMCKLGALEILQEITQSITRRSKFTEFALISLLKYNVSVKYGLLGYLAATDVITFGFYDAGKVSFCQKVLTLEELCMEPVNQLRPVILVNAIEMSDEVQQKDEAQSESSQERNRKVMDDIALPLLVKEVKESIEPLNEEQEQYVALARFVSEIMGGAIEKEDLDAFPWLQHLDELRCKLQCNVIPIGMITKGFYCHRALLFKYLADAVGLRCTLVRGDYNRAWNEVLLYKGDSCSNENFSQPCCYIVDLMHEPGTFLEVDSIAASQYESL from the exons ATGGGGAGGAGAGATCAGAAAAGCGAGACAAGTAGCGAGTCTTTGAACACG TTGTGTTATCACTTGAAGGTACAGCCAGGAGTGCCCTGCAAAACATGGATATTATTCCAACCATCATTGACAAACTATCAATCAATG GCCCAGATCATTGAGAACAAGGGTCTGCCACTATTAGTCAACCTCCTCTCTAATGCTGACCCAGATGTCCAGAAGAACTCTCTGGACATCATCTACAATTTGATTCAG GACACACAGCTTTGCCGGGCTGTCATCGAACTACAAGGGCTTCGTCAACTACTCGCACTGCTCAAGTCAACCTTCAGTGCCCTTCAGCAACTGGCTTTAAAAACATTGCAGGTCATTTCTACTTGTGAAGAGTCACAAAGCGCCTTCAGGGACGAACGGCTATTCGATGACCTCATTGAGATCCTCAATGATCAG GATTTGGTTGACCTACATGGGGAGAGCTTGCTGGTTCTTTCCAATTGCATGAGTGACTTCGAGAGTTTCCGGGTGATACAAAAGGGAGGAGGCCTGTCTTTGCTGATGGAGCTGCTTATTAACCCCAAATTGCCTGAAAGCCCGGCCGTTTTGCCTAAAAACGGCAGTCCAGAAATCCAGGCCATTGCTGTTAAGTGCATCGCGGGTGCCGCTCAGAACC CTGGCCTTCAACCATTTCTGAACGAGCAGAGGATTGAGAAGGTTCTGGTGGATTTTTTGACTAGCGGCAGCGACGGCGTGAAAATGTATGCTTGCCAAGCCTTTGCCTTGTTGACCTCCTTCCCGCCAAGCAAAGACCTCTTCAGGGATTTAG GTGCCATACCGGTTGTGGTTCGGTTACTGAAGAGTAAATGTCCAGAGATCCTCGAGCATGCTATCCAGGGCCTGACCAATATCACATCTGGAGATCAGCACAATACTAT GGAGGTATTTTATGCAGGAGGACCCGAGGTGCTTGTGCAGAGGCTACAAGACACGTGTCCGAAAGTGGTGGCCAATTCTCTAACATTACTCGGAAGGATGGCGGGACATGAAGCCATCCGGTGTAACGTGATCTCACAGGGAGTCGTGCCAGCACTGGTGGAAACCTTGAAATCGGAAGACACGCAGGTCCTGATCAGTGCCTTGCTCTGCACCTGCGAACTGGCATTTGAGGAAGACACCAGAACACAA CTGCGAGAGGCCGAAGGCCTTGGACCGCTGGTCGGTTTGCTGCGTTCCAGTCACATGGAGGTGTTGCGCTGCACGTGTATGGCAATCAGTGTTTGTACAAAGGATGAGCCCACTGCTGTGGAGATGTGTAAACTTGG AGCCTTGGAAATCCTTCAAGAAATCACCCAGTCAATAACTCGTAGGAGCAAATTCACCGAGTTTGCCTTGATCAGTCTGCTGAAATACAACGTGTCTGTTAAATATGGTCTGCTCGGCTATTTGGCCGCGACTGATGTCATCACATTTGGCTTCTATGATGCTGGGAAG GTTAGCTTTTGTCAGAAAGTTTTGACCTTGGAGGAACTCTGCATGGAACCAGTAAACCAACTACggcctgtcattcttgtcaaCGCAATCGA GATGAGTGATGAGGTGCAACAGAAAGACGAGGCCCAGTCAGAGTCTAGTCAAGAGAGAAATCGTAAAGTGATGGATGACATCGCATTACCGCTTCTCGTTAAAGAGGTGAAAGAGTCCATTGAGCCTTTGAATGAAGAACAGGAGCAATATGTCGCGTTGGCCAG GTTTGTCAGCGAAATCATGGGTGGAGCCATTGAAAAGGAAGACCTGGACGCATTTCCGTGGTTGCAGCACCTGGATGAACTCAGGTGTAAGCTGCAGTGCAACGTCATCCCCATTGGCATGATCACAAAAGGATTTTATTGCCACAGGGCACTTCTTTTCAAG TACTTAGCTGATGCCGTTGGCCTGAGGTGTACTCTGGTTCGAGGTGACTACAACCGAGCTTGGAACGAAGTACTGCTCTACAAGGGAGATTCCTGTAGCAATGAAAACTTCTCACAGCCGTGTTGCTACATTGTGGACCTGATGCATGAGCCTGGAACCTTCCTGGAAGTTGACAGCATTGCTGCTAGTCAGTATGAAAGCTTATAA
- the LOC127593470 gene encoding armadillo repeat-containing protein 3-like isoform X9: protein MGRRDQKSETSSESLNTVQPGVPCKTWILFQPSLTNYQSMAQIIENKGLPLLVNLLSNADPDVQKNSLDIIYNLIQDTQLCRAVIELQGLRQLLALLKSTFSALQQLALKTLQVISTCEESQSAFRDERLFDDLIEILNDQDLVDLHGESLLVLSNCMSDFESFRVIQKGGGLSLLMELLINPKLPESPAVLPKNGSPEIQAIAVKCIAGAAQNPGLQPFLNEQRIEKVLVDFLTSGSDGVKMYACQAFALLTSFPPSKDLFRDLGAIPVVVRLLKSKCPEILEHAIQGLTNITSGDQHNTMEVFYAGGPEVLVQRLQDTCPKVVANSLTLLGRMAGHEAIRCNVISQGVVPALVETLKSEDTQVLISALLCTCELAFEEDTRTQLREAEGLGPLVGLLRSSHMEVLRCTCMAISVCTKDEPTAVEMCKLGALEILQEITQSITRRSKFTEFALISLLKYNVSVKYGLLGYLAATDVITFGFYDAGKVSFCQKVLTLEELCMEPVNQLRPVILVNAIEMSDEVQQKDEAQSESSQERNRKVMDDIALPLLVKEVKESIEPLNEEQEQYVALARFVSEIMGGAIEKEDLDAFPWLQHLDELRCKLQCNVIPIGMITKGFYCHRALLFKYLADAVGLRCTLVRGDYNRAWNEVLLYKGDSCSNENFSQPCCYIVDLMHEPGTFLEVDSIAASQYESL from the exons ATGGGGAGGAGAGATCAGAAAAGCGAGACAAGTAGCGAGTCTTTGAACACG GTACAGCCAGGAGTGCCCTGCAAAACATGGATATTATTCCAACCATCATTGACAAACTATCAATCAATG GCCCAGATCATTGAGAACAAGGGTCTGCCACTATTAGTCAACCTCCTCTCTAATGCTGACCCAGATGTCCAGAAGAACTCTCTGGACATCATCTACAATTTGATTCAG GACACACAGCTTTGCCGGGCTGTCATCGAACTACAAGGGCTTCGTCAACTACTCGCACTGCTCAAGTCAACCTTCAGTGCCCTTCAGCAACTGGCTTTAAAAACATTGCAGGTCATTTCTACTTGTGAAGAGTCACAAAGCGCCTTCAGGGACGAACGGCTATTCGATGACCTCATTGAGATCCTCAATGATCAG GATTTGGTTGACCTACATGGGGAGAGCTTGCTGGTTCTTTCCAATTGCATGAGTGACTTCGAGAGTTTCCGGGTGATACAAAAGGGAGGAGGCCTGTCTTTGCTGATGGAGCTGCTTATTAACCCCAAATTGCCTGAAAGCCCGGCCGTTTTGCCTAAAAACGGCAGTCCAGAAATCCAGGCCATTGCTGTTAAGTGCATCGCGGGTGCCGCTCAGAACC CTGGCCTTCAACCATTTCTGAACGAGCAGAGGATTGAGAAGGTTCTGGTGGATTTTTTGACTAGCGGCAGCGACGGCGTGAAAATGTATGCTTGCCAAGCCTTTGCCTTGTTGACCTCCTTCCCGCCAAGCAAAGACCTCTTCAGGGATTTAG GTGCCATACCGGTTGTGGTTCGGTTACTGAAGAGTAAATGTCCAGAGATCCTCGAGCATGCTATCCAGGGCCTGACCAATATCACATCTGGAGATCAGCACAATACTAT GGAGGTATTTTATGCAGGAGGACCCGAGGTGCTTGTGCAGAGGCTACAAGACACGTGTCCGAAAGTGGTGGCCAATTCTCTAACATTACTCGGAAGGATGGCGGGACATGAAGCCATCCGGTGTAACGTGATCTCACAGGGAGTCGTGCCAGCACTGGTGGAAACCTTGAAATCGGAAGACACGCAGGTCCTGATCAGTGCCTTGCTCTGCACCTGCGAACTGGCATTTGAGGAAGACACCAGAACACAA CTGCGAGAGGCCGAAGGCCTTGGACCGCTGGTCGGTTTGCTGCGTTCCAGTCACATGGAGGTGTTGCGCTGCACGTGTATGGCAATCAGTGTTTGTACAAAGGATGAGCCCACTGCTGTGGAGATGTGTAAACTTGG AGCCTTGGAAATCCTTCAAGAAATCACCCAGTCAATAACTCGTAGGAGCAAATTCACCGAGTTTGCCTTGATCAGTCTGCTGAAATACAACGTGTCTGTTAAATATGGTCTGCTCGGCTATTTGGCCGCGACTGATGTCATCACATTTGGCTTCTATGATGCTGGGAAG GTTAGCTTTTGTCAGAAAGTTTTGACCTTGGAGGAACTCTGCATGGAACCAGTAAACCAACTACggcctgtcattcttgtcaaCGCAATCGA GATGAGTGATGAGGTGCAACAGAAAGACGAGGCCCAGTCAGAGTCTAGTCAAGAGAGAAATCGTAAAGTGATGGATGACATCGCATTACCGCTTCTCGTTAAAGAGGTGAAAGAGTCCATTGAGCCTTTGAATGAAGAACAGGAGCAATATGTCGCGTTGGCCAG GTTTGTCAGCGAAATCATGGGTGGAGCCATTGAAAAGGAAGACCTGGACGCATTTCCGTGGTTGCAGCACCTGGATGAACTCAGGTGTAAGCTGCAGTGCAACGTCATCCCCATTGGCATGATCACAAAAGGATTTTATTGCCACAGGGCACTTCTTTTCAAG TACTTAGCTGATGCCGTTGGCCTGAGGTGTACTCTGGTTCGAGGTGACTACAACCGAGCTTGGAACGAAGTACTGCTCTACAAGGGAGATTCCTGTAGCAATGAAAACTTCTCACAGCCGTGTTGCTACATTGTGGACCTGATGCATGAGCCTGGAACCTTCCTGGAAGTTGACAGCATTGCTGCTAGTCAGTATGAAAGCTTATAA
- the LOC127593470 gene encoding armadillo repeat-containing protein 3-like isoform X2 yields MGRRDQKSETSSESLNTVSYVFVYLCYIGAVLKIQSHFTVISQIEARCVAFKTPATAVLLLKSPEEDILIKACEAIYEFAEEGDMNKVYLTEHGALEPLSQLITHNNCKIRRNAIIGLGVMATNSTARSALQNMDIIPTIIDKLSINDAAVQEFGTLCLSCLSADSCCQAQIIENKGLPLLVNLLSNADPDVQKNSLDIIYNLIQDTQLCRAVIELQGLRQLLALLKSTFSALQQLALKTLQVISTCEESQSAFRDERLFDDLIEILNDQDLVDLHGESLLVLSNCMSDFESFRVIQKGGGLSLLMELLINPKLPESPAVLPKNGSPEIQAIAVKCIAGAAQNPGLQPFLNEQRIEKVLVDFLTSGSDGVKMYACQAFALLTSFPPSKDLFRDLGAIPVVVRLLKSKCPEILEHAIQGLTNITSGDQHNTMEVFYAGGPEVLVQRLQDTCPKVVANSLTLLGRMAGHEAIRCNVISQGVVPALVETLKSEDTQVLISALLCTCELAFEEDTRTQLREAEGLGPLVGLLRSSHMEVLRCTCMAISVCTKDEPTAVEMCKLGALEILQEITQSITRRSKFTEFALISLLKYNVSVKYGLLGYLAATDVITFGFYDAGKVSFCQKVLTLEELCMEPVNQLRPVILVNAIEMSDEVQQKDEAQSESSQERNRKVMDDIALPLLVKEVKESIEPLNEEQEQYVALARFVSEIMGGAIEKEDLDAFPWLQHLDELRCKLQCNVIPIGMITKGFYCHRALLFKYLADAVGLRCTLVRGDYNRAWNEVLLYKGDSCSNENFSQPCCYIVDLMHEPGTFLEVDSIAASQYESL; encoded by the exons ATGGGGAGGAGAGATCAGAAAAGCGAGACAAGTAGCGAGTCTTTGAACACGGTAAGTTACGTCTTCGTCTACTTGTGCTACATCGGAGCTGTGCTCAAGATACAGTCCCACTTTACCGTCATCTCACAGATTGAAGCACGATGCGTCGCGTTCAAAACACCAGCGACTGCCGTTCTTCTACTAAAATCTCCCGAAGAGGACATTTTAATAAAAGCTTGCGAAGCAATCTACGAATTTGCGGAGGAAG GAGATATGAACAAGGTTTATCTAACGGAGCATGGGGCACTGGAACCTCTCAGTCAGCTCATTACTCACAACAACTGCAAGATCAGACGCAATGCCATCATTGGACTGGGCGTCATGGCTACTAACA GTACAGCCAGGAGTGCCCTGCAAAACATGGATATTATTCCAACCATCATTGACAAACTATCAATCAATG ACGCTGCTGTCCAAGAATTTGGGACCCTTTGCCTCTCCTGTCTGTCCGCGGATTCCTGCTGCCAGGCCCAGATCATTGAGAACAAGGGTCTGCCACTATTAGTCAACCTCCTCTCTAATGCTGACCCAGATGTCCAGAAGAACTCTCTGGACATCATCTACAATTTGATTCAG GACACACAGCTTTGCCGGGCTGTCATCGAACTACAAGGGCTTCGTCAACTACTCGCACTGCTCAAGTCAACCTTCAGTGCCCTTCAGCAACTGGCTTTAAAAACATTGCAGGTCATTTCTACTTGTGAAGAGTCACAAAGCGCCTTCAGGGACGAACGGCTATTCGATGACCTCATTGAGATCCTCAATGATCAG GATTTGGTTGACCTACATGGGGAGAGCTTGCTGGTTCTTTCCAATTGCATGAGTGACTTCGAGAGTTTCCGGGTGATACAAAAGGGAGGAGGCCTGTCTTTGCTGATGGAGCTGCTTATTAACCCCAAATTGCCTGAAAGCCCGGCCGTTTTGCCTAAAAACGGCAGTCCAGAAATCCAGGCCATTGCTGTTAAGTGCATCGCGGGTGCCGCTCAGAACC CTGGCCTTCAACCATTTCTGAACGAGCAGAGGATTGAGAAGGTTCTGGTGGATTTTTTGACTAGCGGCAGCGACGGCGTGAAAATGTATGCTTGCCAAGCCTTTGCCTTGTTGACCTCCTTCCCGCCAAGCAAAGACCTCTTCAGGGATTTAG GTGCCATACCGGTTGTGGTTCGGTTACTGAAGAGTAAATGTCCAGAGATCCTCGAGCATGCTATCCAGGGCCTGACCAATATCACATCTGGAGATCAGCACAATACTAT GGAGGTATTTTATGCAGGAGGACCCGAGGTGCTTGTGCAGAGGCTACAAGACACGTGTCCGAAAGTGGTGGCCAATTCTCTAACATTACTCGGAAGGATGGCGGGACATGAAGCCATCCGGTGTAACGTGATCTCACAGGGAGTCGTGCCAGCACTGGTGGAAACCTTGAAATCGGAAGACACGCAGGTCCTGATCAGTGCCTTGCTCTGCACCTGCGAACTGGCATTTGAGGAAGACACCAGAACACAA CTGCGAGAGGCCGAAGGCCTTGGACCGCTGGTCGGTTTGCTGCGTTCCAGTCACATGGAGGTGTTGCGCTGCACGTGTATGGCAATCAGTGTTTGTACAAAGGATGAGCCCACTGCTGTGGAGATGTGTAAACTTGG AGCCTTGGAAATCCTTCAAGAAATCACCCAGTCAATAACTCGTAGGAGCAAATTCACCGAGTTTGCCTTGATCAGTCTGCTGAAATACAACGTGTCTGTTAAATATGGTCTGCTCGGCTATTTGGCCGCGACTGATGTCATCACATTTGGCTTCTATGATGCTGGGAAG GTTAGCTTTTGTCAGAAAGTTTTGACCTTGGAGGAACTCTGCATGGAACCAGTAAACCAACTACggcctgtcattcttgtcaaCGCAATCGA GATGAGTGATGAGGTGCAACAGAAAGACGAGGCCCAGTCAGAGTCTAGTCAAGAGAGAAATCGTAAAGTGATGGATGACATCGCATTACCGCTTCTCGTTAAAGAGGTGAAAGAGTCCATTGAGCCTTTGAATGAAGAACAGGAGCAATATGTCGCGTTGGCCAG GTTTGTCAGCGAAATCATGGGTGGAGCCATTGAAAAGGAAGACCTGGACGCATTTCCGTGGTTGCAGCACCTGGATGAACTCAGGTGTAAGCTGCAGTGCAACGTCATCCCCATTGGCATGATCACAAAAGGATTTTATTGCCACAGGGCACTTCTTTTCAAG TACTTAGCTGATGCCGTTGGCCTGAGGTGTACTCTGGTTCGAGGTGACTACAACCGAGCTTGGAACGAAGTACTGCTCTACAAGGGAGATTCCTGTAGCAATGAAAACTTCTCACAGCCGTGTTGCTACATTGTGGACCTGATGCATGAGCCTGGAACCTTCCTGGAAGTTGACAGCATTGCTGCTAGTCAGTATGAAAGCTTATAA